Genomic DNA from Streptomyces sp. NBC_01571:
CGTGCGGCAGGACGTCCTCGGGGATGCCCGGACCGTGGTCCTGGACCTCGATCAGGAGGTCGTCCGCCTCCTCCCGGACCGAGACACGTACCGGACTGCCGCCGTGCTTGAGCGCGTTGCCGATCAGGTTGGCCAGGATCACGTCCAGGCGGCGCGGGTCGAGACGCGCCATGATGCCGCGCTCCGCGTCCAGGTCCACCGCGTCCAGCCACGCGCGGGCGTCGATGCAGGCGGTGATCTGGTCGGCGATGTCCACGTCGTCGAGGACGAGCCGGGCGGTGCCCGCGTCGAAGCGGGTGACTTCCATGAGGTTCTCGACCAGGTCGTTCAGACGGCGTGTCTCACTGACGACCAGACGCACGGCGGGCTCGATCATCGGATCGACACTGCCGGTCTCCGCGTCCAGCTCCTCCTCCAGGATCTCCGTCACGGCGGTGATCGCGGTGAGGGGCGTACGGAGTTCGTGGGACATGTCCGCCACGAAGCGGCGGGACGCCTCGTCACGGGCGCTCATGTCCTCGACGCGCTTCTCGAGCGCCTCCGCCGTGTGGTTGAACGTCCGTGACAGATCAGCGAGTTCGTCCGTCCCCGACACGCGCAGCCGGGTGTCGAGCTTGCCCTCGCCGAGGCGGCGGGCGGCGATGCCGAGGCGGTGCACCGGCTTCAGGACCGTGGTCGCGGCGGCCTGGGCGAGCAGCGCCGAGCCGATCAGCGCGAGACCGGTGGCGATACCGAGCGACCAGGCCAGCGAGTTGAGGTCCTTGGCCTCCGGCTCCAGCGACTTGAGCATGTAACCGGTCGTGGTCCCGCCGATCACCTTCGCGCCGCCCACCAGGTACGGCTTGCCATGGTCGGTGACGCGCTGCCAGTACAAGTGATAGGCCGCCTTGTTGTTCGAGGAGAGCGACTGTTGCTTGTTCACCGCCTTCTGGAGGGACGGGGGCACGTCCTCCAGCGTGAAGGTGTCCAGCTCAGAGTTGCCCACCACGGGCTTGCCGCTGCCGTCCTGGGCCACCAGCAGCACGCTGAAGCGCTGGCTGCTGTTCGCCATCTGCCCCGCGGCGCGCTGCAGTTCGTCCTGTGCCGGACGCACCGGCAGCAGGCTCGCGTGGTTGCGCATCTCCTGCTGGAAGTCACGCAGCACCGCGTCCTGCGTCCGCGTCAGCACGGCCTCGCGGTTGAGCCAGTACGCGATGCCGGACGCCGACACCGCGGCCGTGAGCGCGACGAGTCCGAAGACCACGACCAGCCGCAGCCGCAGACTGGTGAACCGCAGACCCGCGAGTATCGCCCTGCGCGCCGCGGCCCAGCCGCGGAGCCCGTCCTGCGGTGGGGTCACTGAGGACTGTCCAGCCGGTAGCCGACCCCGCGGACCGTACGGATGAGCGTGGGGGAGGACGGGACGTCCTCGACCTTCGCGCGCAGCCGCTGCACACACGCGTCCACCAGACGCGAGTCGCCCAGGTAGTCGTGCTCCCAGACGAGCCGCAGCAACTGCTGGCGGGACAGCGCCTGTCCGGGACGGCGGCTCAGCTCCAGGAGCAGCCGCAGCTCGGTGGGCGTCAGCTGGAGGTCCTCACCGTTCTTGGTGACCGTCATCGCCGCCCGGTCGATGACGAGGGAGCCGAACGTCGCCGAGTCGTTGGCCTCGCGCTCACCGCGCCGCAGCACGGCCCTGATGCGGGCATCGAGCACTCGCCCCTGCACCGGCTTGACGACGTAGTCGTCGGCGCCGGACTCCAGTCCGACCACCACGTCGATGTCGTCGCTGCGCGCCGTCAGCAGAATGATGGGCAACTGGTCCGTGCGCCGGATGCGCCGGCACACCTCGAACCCGTCGATGCCGGGCAGCATCACATCCAGCACGATCAGGTCCGGCCGCTGCTCACGCAGCAGCTTCAGACCGTCCTCGCCGGTGGCAGCGGTGGCCACACGGTGTCCCTGGCGCGTCAAAGAGAGCTCCAGGGCCGTACGGATGGCGTCGTCGTCCTCGATCAGCAACAGGGAAGGCACGGACGTCATTCTGGCCCATGGTGAGGGCGTCTTTCGACAGTTGGAGCGCTCCCACCCATCTCTCGCACAGAAGGGACGCATCGGAAGGTGCCCGAGCGGCCTTACCGCTCTTCTCCGTGATCGCGCTGTGACGCGCCCACGGAGGACCCCTGTGACAGGTCTGTGACAGTCGGCGGACACGGCCATGAAGTGGCCCGGGCAAGCTTTTCGACACAAGCAGGGAAGCACGGAGCGAGCACGGGGCCAGACACGAAGGGCACCGGGCGCGTACGGAAGAAACCGGGACTCCACGACGGGGGGCGCGAGATGAACACGCTGCACAGCACCAGCACGAGCGCAGTTGTCACGCGGCTCCACGACGTCACCCGGGGCACGGAGAAGTCCGGTGCCGTGAGCCCGCGGGGGTGCGCTCGCGGCACCGGGCGTCAGCACACCGCCTACATGACGGTGGTTGACGCTTTCACGGGGGAGAACCCCGCGGCGGCCGCCGCGGGAACGGCCGGCGGAGCTCACGGGGGAGCCGCGTACGGGGAGGTCACGGGGGAGCGTCGCTCGCTGTCGGAGGCGGAGTTCACCGCCTACGTCCAGGAGCGCCGCGCCTCCCTGTACGCAACCGCCTACCACCTGACGGGGGATCGTTTCGAGGCCGAGGACCTGCTCCAGAGCGCGCTGTTCTCGACGTACAGGGCCTGGGAGCGGATCAGTGACAAGGCCGCGGTCGGGGGCTACCTCCGCCGCACCATGACCAACCTGCACATCAGCGCGTGGCGCCGCCGCAAGCTGAACGAGTACCCGACCGAGGAACTGCCGGAGACCGCGGGTGACACGGACGCGATGCGCGGCACCGAGCTGCGCGCCGTGCTGTGGCAGGCGCTGGCCCGGCTGCCCGAACTCCAGCGCACCATGCTGGTCCTTCGTTACTACGAGGGCCGCACGGACCCGGAGATCGCGGAGATCCTCGACATCAGTGTCGGCACGGTGAAGTCGAGCATCTGGCGGTCGCTGCGCCGGATGCGCGAGGACGAGGTCCTCAGCTTCGGCCGTGACGAGGAGGAGTCCTTCGGGGAGCTCGTCGCCTGAAGGTCTGCGGGGGGAAGCGGTTCGCGCGGGGAACGGTTCCGGGGGGAGCCGACGGGGGACCGCGGGGAACCACGGGGGAAGCGGAAAAGGTCCGGGCGGACGGGGGGTCCGCCTGGACCTCTTTTCGTGTGCGGGCCCGGCGTGTCGCCGTGGCCGGCGGTCACGCCGCTGTCGTACAGCGGTCCGCGGGGCCGGCCGCCGTGGCCAGCCGGCCGAGGGCCTCGTCCTTGTCGCAGGGGTGGGCGCCCAGCGCGGTCTGGCGCGCCACGATCGAGCGTTCGGCGCGCATCAGGCGCCAGCCGCGGCGGAGCAGGAACAGGACCGACTTGCGGCCCTCCTTGAGATCCCGCACGAAGCGCCGGCGGAACGTCGTCACCGGACCGCAGGACAGGCACAGCGCGTCGCCCAGCAGGCCCAGTTCACGGCAGCGCTCGACGATCTCGGCGGCGAAGATGCCCTCCGCGATGAACAGCGGAGTCCGTTCGATGCGCAGCGCCTCCGTGCCGGTACGGACGCTCAGCGCGATGTCGTACACGGGAACGGTCGTACGTCCCGTACGGCACAGTTCCTCGATCGCGGCGACCGCCGTGTCCGCGTCCCATGACCGCGGGTGGTCCCAGTCGATGTCCGAACTCCCGTCCACCAGCGGCAGTGTCGGGTCGTCACCCTCCTTGTAGAAGTCGTCCAGGCGCAGCACGGGCAGGCCGGAGCGGGCGGCGACGAGGGACTTGCCCGAGCCGGAGGGGCCACAGAGCAGCGCGACGCGGGTCGGTATCGGGGGAGGGAGACTCACGAGACACCAGTCTGACGCATCGCCTGGGCGGTGCCGACCCTGCGGGTCGCCGTTGGAGCGCACATCACACCTCAACTACCCTTCGCATCGACCCGATTACTTTGCGCTGCAGAAGGTGGCACCCGTCATGGCACGACACGCATCAGGCAAGAACCCGACCGCGCGGCGCGCGCTGGTCGCCCTGGCGACCGCGGGTGCGGCACTCGGGGCGGGTGCGGCCACGGCCGCTGCGGACACGGCCCCGGCCGTCGACGTGCTGCGCACCCGGCCCGCGTCGGTGGGCGACCTCGACCCGCAGGCGGGCCTGGGGGCACTGACCGGCACGGTCGGATACGTCGCCGGTCCGATCGCCGGCCTCAAGCCCAACCCGCTCGCGGGCACCGGCGTCGACCCGCTCGACAACGGGGTCGGCACCCAGCTCGCCGACTTCAAGCCGCTGACCTCGCAGGCCCTGACGCGACCGCTGGCACAGGCGCCGTCGGTGGGCAGTGTGCCGGTGGCGGGGCAGGCGCTGGGGGTGCTGGGGGGTGCGTGAGCTTCCCCGCGCCCCTCGGGGGGCGCGGGGAACCCGACTCAGTACGACGAGCCCGAGGCGCCCAGTGAACCGGTCGGGTGCCAGACGGTCTTCGTCTCCAGGAAGGCCGTGAGGCGCTCGATGCCGGGGGTCTTCGCGTAGTCCACAGGCTGTGGACGCAGGACCCGCTTCAGGTTGTCGGCCGCGGCGATCTCCAGCTCCTTCGCCAGGACGTCGTCCGCGCCCGCGAGGTCGATCGCGTTGACGTCCTGGTGCGCGGCGAGGGGAGCGGCGATCTCCGCCGTCCTGCCGGAGAGGACGTTGACGACACCGCCCGGGAGGTCGGAGGTCGCCAGCACCTCGCCGAGCGACAGTGCCGGCAGCGGGGACTTCTCGCTCGCGATCACCACCGCCGTGTTACCGGTCGCGATCACCGGGGCGATCACCGAGACCAGGCCCAGGAACGAGGACTCCTGGGGTGCGAGGACGGTGACGACACCGGTCGGTTCCGGGGTCGACAGGTTGAAGAACGGGCCCGCGACGGGGTTGGCCCCGCCCACGACCTGGGCGATCTTGTCGGTCCAGCCCGCGTACCAGACCCAGCGGTCGACGGCCGCGTCGACCTGGGCGGCCGCCTTCGACTTCGACAGGCCCTCCGCGTCCGCGACCTCGCGCGCGAACTGGTCCCTGCGGCCCTCCAGCATCTCGGCGACGCGGTAGAGGATCTGGCCGCGGTTGTACGCGGTCGCGCCGGACCAGCCGCCGAACGCCTTGCGCGCGGCGACCACCGCGTCACGGGCGTCCTTGCGGCTCGACTGCGGGGCGTTCGCCAGCCACTTGCCCTTGGAGTCCGTCACCTCGTACACCCGGCCGCTCTCGGAACGCGGGAACTTCCCGCCCACGTACAGCTTGTAGGTCTTGAAGACACTCAGACGCTGCTCTTCGGACTTGTCAGACATCGAGGTACGCCTCCAGGCCGTGGCGGCCGCCCTCGCGGCCGAAGCCCGACTCCTTGTAACCGCCGAACGGCGAGGTCGGGTCGAACTTGTTGAACGTGTTGGACCAGATGACGCCCGCGCGCAGCTTGCCCGCGACGGCCAGGATCCGGGAACCCTTCTCCGTCCAGATGCCCGCCGACAGGCCGTACTGGGAGTTGTTGGCCTTGGCGACGGCCTCGTCCGGGGTGCGGAAGGTGAGGACCGACAGCACCGGGCCGAAGATCTCGTCGCGGGCGATGGTGTGCGCCTGGGTGACGTTGGTGAACAGCGTCGGGGCGAACCAGTATCCGGAGGAGGGCAGTTCACAGGCCGGGGACCAGCGCTCGGCGCCCTCGGCCGTGCCCTGCTCGACGAGCGAGGTGATACGGGCCAGCTGCTCGGCGGAGTTGATCGCGCCGATGTCGGTGTTCTTGTCGAGCGGGTCGCCCAGACGCAGGGTGGAGAGCCTGCGCTTCAGGGAGTCCAGCAGCTCGTCCTGGATCGACTCCTGGACGAGGAGCCGGCTGCCCGCGCAGCAGACCTGGCCCTGGTTGAAGAAGATCCCGGTGACGATCCCCTCCACCGCCTGGTCGATCGGGGCGTCGTCGAAGACGATGTTCGCGCCCTTGCCGCCCAGTTCGAGGGTGACCTTCTTGTCGGTGCCGGCCACCTGGCGGGCGATGGCCTTGCCGACGGCGGTCGAGCCGGTGAACGCGACCTTGTTCACGTCGGGGTGCTCGACGAGCGCGGCGCCCGCGTCGCCGTATCCCGGAAGGATGTTGACGACGCCCTTGGGCAGGCCCGCCTGGCGGCAGATGTCCGCGAAGAACAGCGCCGACAGCGGGGTGGTCTCGGCGGGCTTGAGGACGACCGTGTTGCCGGTCGCCAGCGCCGGGGCGATCTTCCACGCCAGCATCAGCAGCGGGAAGTTCCAGGGGATGACCTGGCCGGCCACGCCCAGCGGGCGCGGGTTCGCGCCGAAGCCGGCGTGGTCGAGCTTGTCGGCCCAGCCCGCGTAGTAGAAGAAGTGCGCGGCGACCAGGGGGAGGTCGGCGTCGCGGGTCTCCTTGATGGGCTTCCCGTTGTCCAGCGTCTCCAGGACGGCGAGCTCGCGGGAGCGCTCCTGGACGATGCGGGCGATGCGGTAGAGGTACTTGGCGCGCTCGGAACCGGGCAGCGCCGACCACTTCTCGAAGGCCCTGCGCGCCGCCTTCACGGCACGGTCGACGTCCTCGGCGCCCGCCCGGGCGACCTCGGAGAGGACCTCCTCCGTGCTGGGGCTGACGGTCTTGAAGACCTTGCCGTCCGCCGCCTCGGTGAACTCGCCGTCGATGAACAGGCCGTACGACGGGGCGATGTCGACGACCGAGCGGGACTCGGGCGCCGGTGCGTACTCGAATGCAGATGCCATGGTGATCAGTCCACCGTCACGTAGTCGGGGCCGGAGTAGCGGCCGGTGGCCAGCTTCTGACGCTGCATCAGCAGGTCGTTCAGCAGCGAGGACGCGCCGAAGCGGAACCAGTGGTTGTCCAGCCAGTCCTCGCCCGCGGTCTCGTTCACCAGGACCAGGAACTTGACGGCGTCCTTGGTGGTGCGGATGCCGCCGGCCGGCTTCACGCCGACCTGGACGCCGGTCTGCGCGCGGAAGTCGCGGACCGCCTCCAGCATGAGCAGCGTGTTCGACGGCGTCGCGTTGACGGCCACCTTGCCGGTGGAGGTCTTGATGAAGTCCGCGCCGGCCAGCATGCCGAGCCAGGAAGCCCGCCGGATGTTGTCGTACGTCGACAGCTCGCCGGTCTCGAAGATGACCTTAAGACGGGCGGCGCCCGAGGCCTCCTTCACCGCGACGATCTCGTCGTACACCTTCAGGTAGTGGCCCGCGAGGAACGCCCCGCGGTCGATGACCATGTCGATCTCGTCGGCGCCCGCGGCGACGGCGTCCCGCACGTCGGCCAGCTTCACGCCGAGCGCGGCGCGGCCCGCCGGGAAGGCGGTGGCCACGGAGGCGACCTTCACACCGGAACCGGCCACGGCCTCCTTGGCGGTGGCCACCATGTCGGGATAGACGCAGACCGCGGCCGTGGCGGGCGCCGTGCGGTCGGTCGGGTCCGGGTGGACCGCCTTGACGCCGAGCGCCCGGACCTTGCCCGGGGTGTCCGCGCCTTCCAGCGTCGTCAGGTCGACCATCGAGATGGCGAGGTCGATCGCGTACGCCTTCGCGGTCGTCTTGATGGAACGGGTGCCGAGCGAGGCGGCGCGCGCCTCCAGGCCGACCGCGTCGACGCCGGGCAACCCGTGCAGGAAGCGGCGCAGGGTGCTGTCGGACGAGGTCACATCGCCGAGTGCGTGGGTGGGGGCACCACCCTGCTCGAGCGAAGTCGAGTGCTTGGGGGAGGGTGCAGTGGTGGGCATGGTCACCACCCGAGCATATCTACGCGCGTAGCGGCTGTACAGCCCCGGGGGTGGGTGTGGAAGGGGCGGGGGAACCGGCGAGACGGCGGGGGCGGAAGAGGCCGCCCCGGGCCGTCGGGCAGAATCGGGGGCATGACGACGCCCGATCACCAGCCACCCCCGCCGGACGCCTCGCGCCCCGAGTCGAGGGACCGGATCTACCGGTCATCCGCCGGCATCGCGGGCGGCGTGCTGCTCCTCGCCATCATGGGCTGGCTCGGCATCGACGCGCTGGTCTCGGGACATGGACGCACCCCGTGGCTGGCGCTCGCCACGCTGATCCTGCTGGTCCCGCTGGTGACCGCGTTCACCCTGCGGCCGGCCGTGTACGCGAACGAGGACCGGCTGCGCATCCGCAACCCGTTCCGCGTCATCGTGCTGCCCTGGACCACGATCGCCACGCTGCGCTCCGGCTATTCCAACGAGGCCGTCACCACGGACGGCACCAAGTACCAGCTGTGGGCGGTCCCCGTCTCGCTGCGCTCCCGCAAGCGCGCGGCCAGGCGGCAGGCGCGGGGAGAGGCGGCCGACAGCTCCGGGCGCGGCACCCCGGCCACGCCCGCGCGCGCCCAGGCCGACCAGGCCATGGACGACCTGCGCGAGCTCGCCGAGGCGCACCCGGCCACCGAAGGGGCGCAGGCCGCGGTCAGCGTGCGCTGGGCGTACAAGGTCATGGGTCCGGCGCTCGCGGGCGCCGTGGTGCTGGCGATCCTGCTCGCGGTGGGGTGACGCCACAGAGGTGCGGCGGGTGCGCCGTCACCGGTTCGCCGGGGTGAGCGAGGGACGGCCGGTTCGCCGGGTCTGAGAACGGCGGGGCCCGTCGGTCGCGGCGCCGCGGGCCGGTGTCGCCGCGTACGGCCGGCCGCTGTCCCGTACGACCGTGCGCCCGACCCGGGCCGGGTCGTCCTGTCCCGCGGAGCCGCGGCGTAGGCCGGCAGAGCGGGGGCCGCCCGGCCCAGCCGGGTGCGGAGCGAGGCCGCGGACCCGAGGAGCCGGGTGCCCGGGGTGGTGTCCGGGAGGAGCCCGCCGGGGGAGTTCCGGGACGGGGCGGAGGTCGGCCGGGAAGCGGTCGGGGACACGCGGCAGCTCCTGGGACTCGGCGGGGCGCTACCGGTAACCGTTCCTCGGCCGGGTGGCGGCGCACGGGAGTGCTGCGTCAAGTGCCGGGCGGAAATATCACCCGCAGGGGCGGTGGAGGGGTGGTCCGGGGTGCTCGGTGGGCCCACCCGGTGCTGTTCGGTGCACCCACCCGGCCCCGCTCCGTGGGTCCGTCCCGCCCAGCTCCGTGGGCCCACCGGGTCCTGCCCGGCGGGCCCACCGGGGCCGGCGTCAGATGCCGGCCGCCGCCGACAGGTCGCGCTTGATGGCCGTGAGCAGCTCGGCGGCCTCGGCGTGGGCCGCGGCGAGTCCGGCGTGCGAGCCGACCGGCACCACGACCTCCAGGTAGCACTTCAGCTTCGGCTCCGTACCGCTGGGGCGGACGATGACGCGGGCGCCGTCCAGCGTGTAGCGCAGACCGTCCGTGGGCGGGAGCCTGTCGGTGCCCAGGGTGAGGTCCTCGGCCTTGGTGATGGGCAGGCCCGCCAGCCGCGTGGGCGGCTGTTCGCGCAGGCTGCGCATGGCGTTCGCGATCACCGAGAGGTCCTCGACACGGACGGAGAGCTGGTCCGTGGCGTGCAGACCGTGCTCCACGGCGATGTCGTCGAGCAGGTCCAGCAGGGTACGGCCGTCCTCCTTGAGCTGGGAGGCGAGCTCCGTGATCAGGAGGGCCGCCGTGATGCCGTCCTTGTCGCGCACCCCCTCGGGGTCGACGCAGTAGCCGAGCGCCTCCTCGTAGCCGTAGCGCAGGTCCTCCACACGGGCGATCCACTTGAAGCCGGTCAGGGTCTCCTCGTACGCCAGACCCGCCTTCTCGGCGATCCGGCCGAGGAGGGAGGAGGAGACGATCGACTCGGCGAAGGTGCCGCGGGCGCCGCGGTCGACCAGGTGCCGGGCGAGCAGCGTGCCGACCTCGTCGCCGCGCAGCATCCGCCAGTCCGCGCCCTCGCGGCCCTTCACGGCCACCGCGCAGCGGTCCGCGTCGGGGTCGTTGGCGATGATCAGGTCGGGGTCCGTCTCACGGGCCTTCGCGAAGGCGAGGTCCATCGCGCCGGGCTCTTCCGGGTTGGGGAAGGCGACGGTGGGGAAGTCCGGGTCCGGCTCGGCCTGTTCGGCGACCAGTACGGGGGTGGGGAAGCCGGCGCGGGCGAAGGCGGCGAGCAGGACGTCCTTGCCGACGCCGTGCATCGCCGTGTAGACGGTACGGGCGGTGCGGGGGGAGTCCTGGGCGAGCACGGCGTCCGTACGGGCCAGGTAGGCGTTCAGGACGCCGTCGTCGAGGATCTCCCAGCCGCTGTCCGGGCGGGGGACGGTGTCCAGGCGGGTGACCGCGTCGATCTCGGCCGCGATCTCGGCGTCCGCCGGGGGGACGATCTGGGAGCCGTCGCCGAGGTACACCTTGTAGCCGTTGTCGCGGGGCGGGTTGTGGCTGGCGGTGACCTCGACGCCCGCCACGGCACCGAGGTGCCGAATGGCGTAGGCCAGGACGGGCGTGGGGAGAGGGCGGGGCAGCACGGCGGCCCGCAGGCCCGCGCCCGTCATCACCGCGGCGGTGTCGCGGGCGAAGTCGGCGGACTTGTGGCGGGCGTCGTAGCCGATGACGACGAGACCGCCGGCCTCGCCCTTGGCCTTGAGGTACGCGGCCAGACCGGCGGCGGCGCGGATGACCACCGCGCGGTTCATGCGCATCGGGCCCGCGCCGAGTTCGCCCCGCAGTCCCGCGGTGCCGAACTGGAGGGTGCCGCTGAAGCGTGCGGTGAGCTCGGCGACGTCCCGGGCGTCGATGAGCTTGGCGAGTTCCTCACGGGTCTCCGCGTCGGGGTCCTCGGCCAGCCACGCCTCGGCCCGTGCGATGAGTTCGTCCTGCACGTCGGGTGTACCTCTCTGTCTGTGGTGCCTTGCTGATACCGGGCCGCGGTGGGCTTTCCGCGTCCCCCGCCGCTCCTACCCCGTCCCGTTCCCGGGGACCGTCCCCCCGGACCCCCGCTTCGGCCCGAACGTCCTCGTCCTCGGACGCGGGCGGGCCGAGTCGCCCAGGGGCGCGGGGAACCGCGCGTCCGGCCCCCACCCGCCCGCGGCCGGACGACGCACCGTCGAACGCCGACACCGGGGGACCCGGGGCGCGGTCCCTACAGCCGGTCCAGGACCTGGGTGAGCAGCGCACCCATGCGGGTCGCGGAGTCACGGCCGGCCTGGAGGACCTCCTCGTGGTTCAGCGGCTCGCCCGTCATACCGGCGGCGAGGTTGGTGACGAGGGAGATGCCCAGCACCTCCGCCCCGGCCTCACGCGCGGCGATGGCCTCGAGGACCGTCGACATGCCGACGAGGTCCGCGCCGATGGTGCGGGCCATCCGGATCTCGGCGGGCGTCTCGTAGTGCGGCCCGGTGAACTGCGCGTAGACGCCCTCCTCCAGGGTGGGGTCCACCTCCTTGCAGAGGGCGCGCAGCCGCGGGGAGTAGAGGTCGGTGAGGTCGACGAAGTTCGCCCCGACGATCGGGGAGGTCGCCGTCAGGTTGATGTGGTCGCTGATCAGCACCGGCTGGCCGGGACGCATGTCGGCGCGCAGGCCGCCGCAGCCGTTGGTGAGCACGAGGGTCTTGCAGCCGGCGGCGACGGCCGTACGGACACCGTGCGCGACGGCGGCGACTCCGCGGCCCTCGTAGTAGTGGGTGCGGCCCAGGAAGACCAGGGCCCGCTTGTCGCCGATCAGGTACGAGCGGACCTTGCCGCCGTGGCCCTCGACCGCGGGCGGGGGGAACCCGGGCAGCTCGGTGACCTGGAACTCGGCCTCGGGGGAGCCGAGGGCGTCCACGGCCGGAGCCCAGCCGGAGCCCATCACGAGCGCGACGTCGTGGGTCTCGGCGCCCGTGAGCTCCCGCAGGCGTGTGGCGGCGGCGTCGGCAGCGGCGTAGGGGTCGCCCTGGATGTCGTCCGGAAGAAGAGATGCGTTCACGCGCATGAGGGTAGCCGGTCCGGGCCTACGCGCGTAGATGACGGAGCTCACGGTCTTGCGATCGTTGTCTTGTCGTTTCCAACGAAGAGACGCGGGCTCGTCAGCAGGGGCGCTTGCGCAGCTCCATCACGTAGTCGTGCGGCGCTCCCGCCGACTCCGCCGCGTCGGCGATCTCACCGAGGTAGCGCGCGGAGGGGAGGCCGCCCTCGTACCCGTTCAGTACGTACACCCACGCGGGCTCCTCGCCCTCCAGCGTGTGCACCCGTACGCGCATCCTGCGGTAGATGTCGAGGCCCACGCCCTCCCAGCGGTCCATGGAGTCCTCGTCCAGGGGGGCGATGTCGTACAGCGCCACGAAGACCTGCGAACGGGGCGCCTCGACGAGGGTCACGAGCGCACCCTCCCACCCCATGTGCTCGCCCCCGAAGGTCAGCCGCCAGCCGTTCAGCCAGCCGGTGGCGCGCAGCGGCGAGTGCGGGGCGCGGCGCGTCATGAGCCGCGGGTCGAGATTGCCGGCGTACGCGGCGTAGAGCGACATGTGGTCGAGGGTACGGCAGTGAACACGTGCGCCTCCCGCGTAACAGAAGCAGCTCGAATACGCGGTCGGCGGCCCCCGGGGCGCGGGCACCTTGAAGCGTGCGGGACAATGGAGTACGTGACTCGGATCGTGATCATCGGTGGCGGACCCGGCGGATACGAGGCGGCCCTGGTGGCCGCCCAGCTCGGCGCGGAGGTGACCGTCGTCGACTGCGACGGTCTGGGCGGGGCGTCGGTGCTCACCGACTGCGTGCCGTCGAAGACCCTCATCGCCACGGCCGAGGTGATGACGACGTTCGATTCGTCGTACCAGGAACTCGGCATCATCGTCGCCGACGACACCCCGCCGGCGGAGCAGTCCGCGCGGGTGGTCGGGGTCGACCTGGGCAAGGTCAACCGCCGGGTGAAGCGGCTGGCGCTGGCCCAGTCGCACGACATCACCGCCTCCGTCACCCGGGCCGGCGCGCGCGTGCTGCGCGGCCGTGGCCGGCTGGAGGGCATGCAGTCCCTGGACGGCTCGCGCAAGGTCGTCGTGCGCGCCGCGGACGGCACCGAGGAGACGCTCGTCGCCGACGCCGTCCTCATCGCCACCGGCGGGCACCCCCGCGAGCTGCCCGACGCCCAGCCGGACGGCGAGCGGATCCTGAACTGGACACAGGTGTACGACCTGGACGAGCTGCCCGAGGAGCTCATCGTGGTCGGGTCCGGTGTCACCGGAGCCGAGTTCGCCGGCGCCTACCAGGCGCTCGGCTCGCGCGTCACCCTGGTCTCCAGCCGTGACCGCGTGCTGCCGGGCGAGGACCCGGACGCGGCGGCGGTGCTGGAGGACGTCTTCCGGCGCCGCGGCATGAACGTCATGGCCCGTTCGCGCGCCGAGTCCGCCAAGCGGGTCGGCGACC
This window encodes:
- a CDS encoding aldehyde dehydrogenase family protein, translating into MSDKSEEQRLSVFKTYKLYVGGKFPRSESGRVYEVTDSKGKWLANAPQSSRKDARDAVVAARKAFGGWSGATAYNRGQILYRVAEMLEGRRDQFAREVADAEGLSKSKAAAQVDAAVDRWVWYAGWTDKIAQVVGGANPVAGPFFNLSTPEPTGVVTVLAPQESSFLGLVSVIAPVIATGNTAVVIASEKSPLPALSLGEVLATSDLPGGVVNVLSGRTAEIAAPLAAHQDVNAIDLAGADDVLAKELEIAAADNLKRVLRPQPVDYAKTPGIERLTAFLETKTVWHPTGSLGASGSSY
- a CDS encoding SigE family RNA polymerase sigma factor, with translation MNTLHSTSTSAVVTRLHDVTRGTEKSGAVSPRGCARGTGRQHTAYMTVVDAFTGENPAAAAAGTAGGAHGGAAYGEVTGERRSLSEAEFTAYVQERRASLYATAYHLTGDRFEAEDLLQSALFSTYRAWERISDKAAVGGYLRRTMTNLHISAWRRRKLNEYPTEELPETAGDTDAMRGTELRAVLWQALARLPELQRTMLVLRYYEGRTDPEIAEILDISVGTVKSSIWRSLRRMREDEVLSFGRDEEESFGELVA
- the deoC gene encoding deoxyribose-phosphate aldolase, encoding MPTTAPSPKHSTSLEQGGAPTHALGDVTSSDSTLRRFLHGLPGVDAVGLEARAASLGTRSIKTTAKAYAIDLAISMVDLTTLEGADTPGKVRALGVKAVHPDPTDRTAPATAAVCVYPDMVATAKEAVAGSGVKVASVATAFPAGRAALGVKLADVRDAVAAGADEIDMVIDRGAFLAGHYLKVYDEIVAVKEASGAARLKVIFETGELSTYDNIRRASWLGMLAGADFIKTSTGKVAVNATPSNTLLMLEAVRDFRAQTGVQVGVKPAGGIRTTKDAVKFLVLVNETAGEDWLDNHWFRFGASSLLNDLLMQRQKLATGRYSGPDYVTVD
- a CDS encoding HAMP domain-containing sensor histidine kinase, encoding MTPPQDGLRGWAAARRAILAGLRFTSLRLRLVVVFGLVALTAAVSASGIAYWLNREAVLTRTQDAVLRDFQQEMRNHASLLPVRPAQDELQRAAGQMANSSQRFSVLLVAQDGSGKPVVGNSELDTFTLEDVPPSLQKAVNKQQSLSSNNKAAYHLYWQRVTDHGKPYLVGGAKVIGGTTTGYMLKSLEPEAKDLNSLAWSLGIATGLALIGSALLAQAAATTVLKPVHRLGIAARRLGEGKLDTRLRVSGTDELADLSRTFNHTAEALEKRVEDMSARDEASRRFVADMSHELRTPLTAITAVTEILEEELDAETGSVDPMIEPAVRLVVSETRRLNDLVENLMEVTRFDAGTARLVLDDVDIADQITACIDARAWLDAVDLDAERGIMARLDPRRLDVILANLIGNALKHGGSPVRVSVREEADDLLIEVQDHGPGIPEDVLPHVFDRFYKASASRPRSEGSGLGLSIALENAHIHGGEITAANAAEGGAVFTLRLPQDASELLADDERERNRTGNGTKGSAG
- a CDS encoding uridine kinase encodes the protein MSLPPPIPTRVALLCGPSGSGKSLVAARSGLPVLRLDDFYKEGDDPTLPLVDGSSDIDWDHPRSWDADTAVAAIEELCRTGRTTVPVYDIALSVRTGTEALRIERTPLFIAEGIFAAEIVERCRELGLLGDALCLSCGPVTTFRRRFVRDLKEGRKSVLFLLRRGWRLMRAERSIVARQTALGAHPCDKDEALGRLATAAGPADRCTTAA
- a CDS encoding aldehyde dehydrogenase family protein — its product is MASAFEYAPAPESRSVVDIAPSYGLFIDGEFTEAADGKVFKTVSPSTEEVLSEVARAGAEDVDRAVKAARRAFEKWSALPGSERAKYLYRIARIVQERSRELAVLETLDNGKPIKETRDADLPLVAAHFFYYAGWADKLDHAGFGANPRPLGVAGQVIPWNFPLLMLAWKIAPALATGNTVVLKPAETTPLSALFFADICRQAGLPKGVVNILPGYGDAGAALVEHPDVNKVAFTGSTAVGKAIARQVAGTDKKVTLELGGKGANIVFDDAPIDQAVEGIVTGIFFNQGQVCCAGSRLLVQESIQDELLDSLKRRLSTLRLGDPLDKNTDIGAINSAEQLARITSLVEQGTAEGAERWSPACELPSSGYWFAPTLFTNVTQAHTIARDEIFGPVLSVLTFRTPDEAVAKANNSQYGLSAGIWTEKGSRILAVAGKLRAGVIWSNTFNKFDPTSPFGGYKESGFGREGGRHGLEAYLDV
- the afsQ1 gene encoding two-component system response regulator AfsQ1, which translates into the protein MPSLLLIEDDDAIRTALELSLTRQGHRVATAATGEDGLKLLREQRPDLIVLDVMLPGIDGFEVCRRIRRTDQLPIILLTARSDDIDVVVGLESGADDYVVKPVQGRVLDARIRAVLRRGEREANDSATFGSLVIDRAAMTVTKNGEDLQLTPTELRLLLELSRRPGQALSRQQLLRLVWEHDYLGDSRLVDACVQRLRAKVEDVPSSPTLIRTVRGVGYRLDSPQ